The Photobacterium sp. CCB-ST2H9 DNA segment AAAATTATGACGCCTTTCGATATTCAAATCGTAACACCGGGTGGTGAGCCGATTGTGCGTGTACAGCGTGGTGTGTCATTGTTTTTGGGAAAAGTGACAGTCCGGGATAAAGACAATCAGGTGATTGGCGGCTTTAAGCCTAAGTTGTTCACGATTGGCGGTAAATTTGATGTGCTGGACAAAGATGACAATGTTATTTGTGAGCTGAAAGGTAAGTGGACCGGCTGGGATTTCAAATTTAACCAGGGCGATAAAGAACTGGCGCATGTCTCGAAAGAATGGGCTGGTCTCGGGAAAGAGCTGTTCACCAGTGCAGACAACTATGTGCTGAAACTATCTGAAGATATTCCGGCCGGCGATAATATGCGGAAGCTGATTCTGGCTGCGGTCATGTGTATCGATATGGTTCTGAAAGAATAAGATTACCGGATTTCCAGCGGATTGGGTCTGTTGACAGATACCCATTCGATTTTCTGATGTGTGTTATCAAAATTATGCGTTAGTCATCATATTGTTGAGTGCGTAGAGTGAAGCGCAGGGACACAACGTGCATTCAAGATGAGGACGACACATGCAATTGATTATCGCCAATAAGAACTACTCCAGCTGGTCACTGCGCGGCTGGCTGATGCTGACTCAGAATGGCATTCACTTTGAAGAACAAAAGCTGGTGCTGTTCAAGGACAGTTTTTATCGCACGCTGGAAAATTATACCCCGGCGGCGAAAGTACCGGTTCTGATTGATGGTGAGGTGACCGTCTGGGATTCGCTGGCGATTTGTGAATATGTGAATGAAGCGCACTGTGATGGACAAGCGTGGCCACAACATACAGTGGCGCGCGCAAAAGCCCGTGCGATCAGTTGTGAAATGCACTCCGGTTTTACAGCATTACGAAATGAAATGCCCATGAACTGTCGGGCGAAACGTCAGATTGAGTTGTCGGAAGCTGCGAAAAAAGATATTGCCCGGATTGATCAAATCTGGCGCGAGCAGATGACGGAGTATGGCGATCAGGGGGGCTGGCTGTTTGGACAATGGAGTATTGCGGACTGCATGTTTGCGCCTGTTGTTTTGCGATTCATCACTTATGGTATTGAGGTTTCAGAACTCAGCCAGCGTTATATGACTCAGGTGCTGCAGTCTCCGGCGATTCGTCTCTGGCTGGAAGACGCATTACAGGAAACGGATATTGTCCCTGAGGATGAAGCCGGTATCGAAATCGAGTCATGACTTCTTGAAAGAATGAAGATTGAAACGCCCCTTCTGAATATTCCGGTGGGGCGTTTTTGTAATATTTCATACCAGCTTCCTGAGTCCGTGATACACTCCCGCGTTCACGTAGAGCCAGCTCTACTTCAAGCGATCAGAACTACAGAGACGATACATGCCATTCTCTAAACTTGGACTCAGCAACGCACTCGTTCAGGCCGTAACTGAGTTAGGTTATACCAAACCGACCACCATTCAGAACAAAGCCATTCCGGTGATTTTGCAGGGACAGAACCTTATTGCTGCAGCCCAGACCGGTACCGGTAAAACGGCCAGTTTTGTGTTGCCAATTCTGGAAAAACTGAGCAAAGGTCAGACGCAACGGAAAAAACGTGTACGTGCGTTAATTCTGGCACCAACCCGTGAACTGGCAGTGCAGGTGGAAGAGAAGGTCAGAGACTACGGAAAGCATCTGGGGCTGACCTCGCTGGCAATGTACGGCGGCGTGGACGAACAGCAACAGAAAGCGCATTTGATTGAAGGTGTGGATGTGCTGGTGGCGACACCAGGCCGGCTGATTGATCTCTATGGCCAGCGGGCTGTGTATTTCGAAGAAATCGAAATTGTGGTGCTGGACGAAGCCGACCGCATGCTCGACATGGGTTTCATCGATGCCATTAACAAGATTTTAGACCGACTGCCTGAACAGGTTCAGTTCTTGCTGTTTTCGGCGACTTTGTCGCGTAAAGTCCGTGAACTGGCGAAATCTGCGGTCAGTGATCCGCACGAAATTACGATTGCTGCCAATCAGGCATCTAAATCAAATATTGAACAGTGGCTGATCACCGTCGACAAAGATCAGAAATCGGCACTGCTGAGCCATCTGATTCAAGAAAATCAGTGGGATCAGGCGCTGATCTTTATTGAAACCAAGCACGGTGCTGCCAAGCTGGCATCTCAGCTTGAGAAGCGTGGTATCCAGGCTGAAGCCTTCCACAGTGGCCGCAGTCAGACGATTCGTGCTCAACTGCTGGAAGACTTTAAATCCGGGAAGATTCAGTATCTGATTGCGACTGGCGTGGGTGCCCGAGGCATTGATATTGAAGAGCTGCCGCGCGTGGTGAACTATGATCTGCCTTTCCCGGCGGATGAGTATGTTCACCGGATCGGTCGTACTGGTCGTGCAGATGCATCAGGTGAAGCGATTTCTTTCGTTTCAAAAGACAATTTCAAGAACCTGTGCATGATTGAAAGTCGTCTGGGCCACCTGATTGAACGCCGCGAAGTGGAAGGGTTTACCCCGAAAAAACCGGTGCCGGTTTCAATTCTGAACTATGTCCCAAAGAATAAGGCGACCAAGGTTCAGACGCCCAAGGATAAGGCCGCTGTGAGCAAAGCCTCTCAGAATAGAGCACCCAGGAATAAGCGTCCTAAAAAGACTGATTGAACAATGAGCCATCAGAAACCCCGGTCATCTGACCGGGGTTTTTTATTGGGTGCGATTCAAAATGCCCCTGGTTCTCAATCGATTGATTGTCCACCCTGTGTGTCACGCATGGATTCCAATGCTTTGACCCGACGGCGTTGGCTTGTCGTAAAAGTGTTATTTCTCAGGGTCTCGAGGGCGAATTGCTGTTCCGCTGAAGCCATTCCTGAATCTGCCAGAATCATTTCCCGTTGTTCAAAATATTCATCCAATTGTGTCTGATATGCCGCTCGTTTTTGACTGAGCTGTGCCAGGCGATCTGCCGCTTCAGGTCCGACTAATGCCTGCTGGTTCAGGTAGCGCTCCTGCGGATCCATCGACTGGGTGGATTGTAACTGAGCCAGCAGGCTGGCGTTGCGATAGCTTTCCTGCATGACGGGAGGCAGGTTATCCAGTTCTTGTTGCCAGGCGCTGAGATAGGCTTCCTGATCCTGGGTTTGCTGTTTGAGTTCCAGCTTTCGCAGTGTCAGATCCCGCTGGAGATTTTCTTCGGCAAACAGCCGTTGCTGCTCTTCATATGAAAAGAACTGTAGTTGTGCCTGAATCAGCTGATCATTCAGTTGCCTCAGGGCATCAGCATCCAGCTGATTGATATTGCCCGGGTCGAGATCCCGCAATGCGGCTCGGTATTGAATGAATCGTTCGAACAGATCTTCATCGAATTGGTAGGCGGTTGCCTGCTGGGCATTATAGGAGCGGAAGTGTTCTCTGAGTGTATCGATGTCCGCCTCACCGAGACCCGACAGAAAATAGTCGAAGGTATCGCGGGCGGAATCGGTATCAATTTGGGTGTCCTGCTGAGAGGGCACCTGGGTCACAGTCGGTTCGGAGGTCTGTGAGTTGTAGGTATAGACCGCACCCGCAGTCAGAACAATACAGATGAGTGAAAGTACGGTCTTTTTCAAAACTTATAATCCTTGTAATTGCAGGCGGTTTGCGTGCTGGCGATAAAGCGTGGTCGGTGCCGTTTCGAACAGATGAGTAATGCCAAGCAAGCCGTTAATTTCATCCAGGTGATTCATTTTGTAATCATTCCGGATGACTTTACCCAAGTGCGTGCTGCATTGACCGACGAGGCCGTCATTCGGATTGTTGAATCCGAGCCCCAGGATTGTCATTGCGGCATCAATTGGATCTAACGCATTGGTGAAATTGCTGGTCCCGGTCCAGGAGTAGTAATACACACCATTGGCAGCAACATAATCACCCTCGCCACAGTCGGACTCCGGGATCCCTTCCGGGTACTTTTGATTGAATGCCAGCGACCCTTCAGTGGTCAGTGCGGCCAGAGAAGCCAGCGGATCCTGAGGCAGATCACTGCCACCGGATAACAGATTGATCATGCTGACCAGTCCTTCAGCCAGTTTGACTGCGATCCCTTCCGGAATTGAGCCTTCCGGGACGGCACCACGAACAATATCTGCAATCCGTGATCCCTTATTCACGCCACCGATACTGGTGACTGAAGCGACCATCTCCGGTGCTACAGAAGCCACGTAACGTGCAGTTGGTCCGCCATGACTGTGTCCGATCAGGTTAACTTTTTCCGCGCCGGTAATCGCGAGTACATCTTCCACTTGAGCCAGTAACTGCTCGCCACGAAGCTCTGTGCTGTTGGTTGCAGAGATCTGAGCAACGAATACTTTTGCACCATCTTTGTTGAGTGCATGCGGAATCCCGTAGAAATAATCAATTCCGGCAATGGAATCAAAACCAAACAAGCCATGAACCAGCACAATCGGATATTTGGTTGCAGTGTATCCCTTTTGGGATACGCCCGATGTACTGGTACTTGCCTGACTGGTAAAGCTTGCCATGCAGAAAATGAGCAGGGTAATGAATTGTTTCAATGTCTGTCTCCTTGTCAGACCTCCGATGAGTAATAGGTTAATACTAAATTTGATGCATTGGAGAAAATGTTGCCATTTTGTGATCGGTGATCTAATTTGTTCACATATGTGAAACATTTATTTATTTGAATGCTTCGGTAAACGAGTGAGGTCTGATGGCTCTTTTGGACAGCTGCAGTGTCGTCAGACCATCGTGAAGGCTCAAAATAGATACGGCTTGATATATCTTTATTTTTGAATAAATAAAAATATCATCAATTTAGAGATTGTATTTATGCGCACTGCTCATTCAGAGACAATATGGTTTCAACATGGATTCGAAAATTTCATCATGAGTTGAATAATTTAACTGATATATCACATTCTTAATGCTGTACAAACCGTGATCCGAATACTTGAAAATATTTCTTTTATGACACCGAAGCAGATACGATTCACATCGTTTTAATCTGGTTAAAGCACTTTTGTGTCCTTTATCTACAGTGTTTGTGGCTTTTTGACAGGAAGCTGTGAAATAAAAAACTGAATGTACCTACAACCAAGAGATAAGGAAAAATAATGAAATTTAAAAAATATTTTCCTGCCGGGCTTCTATTCTGCAGTGGATTGCTGAGTGCCACACCGACGATGGCAGAGGTGGTGCCCAGAACGGCCTTCGTTCATCTGTTTGAGTGGCGTTGGGATGATGTCGCGACTGAATGTGAAACTTTTCTGGGCCCGAAAGGATTTTCGGCCGTGCAGGTGTCGCCACCCCAGAAAAGTGTGGATCATTCAGCCTGGTGGGCCCGGTATCAACCTATCAGTTACTCCTTTGAAGGCAGAAGTGGTACGCGTGCACAGTTTGTCGATATGGTGCAGCGCTGTAAAGCCGCTGGGGTTGATATTTATCTGGATGCGGTGATTAACCACATGGCTGCACAAGACAGATATTTTCCGGAAGTACCTTTTAATGCGAATGATTTCCATACCTGTACCGGTGACATCAACTACAGCGATCGCTGGTCAATTCAAAACTGCGATTTAGTTGGCCTGAATGATTTAAAAACTGAGTCTGACTATGTGCGCCAGAAAATTGCAGATTATATGAACGACGCTATCAGTATGGGCGTGGCGGGTTTCAGGATTGATGCGGCTAAACATATTCCAGCGGCTGATATTGCCGCAATTAAGAATAAACTGAATGGGAATCCATACATATTTCAGGAAGTGATCGGCTCAGCAGGAGAGCCCGTCAAAACCAGTGAATATACGTATATTGGTGACGTGACTGAGTTTAATTTTGCCCGGACGATTGGCCCGAAGTTTAAAAATGGCGGGATTAAAGATCTGAACGGCATCGGTTCATGGAGCGGTTGGCTGCTCAGTGACAGTGCCGTTACCTTTGTGACCAATCATGATGAAGAACGTCATAATCCTGGACAGGTCCTGAGCCATCAGGATTTCGGGAATCTGTATTTTCTCGGAAACGTGTTTACACTGGCCTATCCCTATGGCTACCCGAAAATTATGTCGGGTTACTATTTTAACGATTTTGATGCGGGCCCCCCTTCAACGGGTGTGCACTCAGGTAATGCCTGCGGTTTTGACGGCGGAGACTGGGTGTGTGAACACAAGTGGCGGGGTGTAGCAAATATGGTGGCTTTTCGTAATCATACGGCGGCTGAATTCCGCGTCACGAACTGGTGGGATGACGGGAATAACCAGATTGCCTTTGGCCGCGGTGGACTTGGGTTTGTCGTGATCAACCGGGATGACTCGAAAGGGATCAATCAGACCTTGCTGACCGGGATGCCGGCTGGTGAATATTGCGACATTATTGCGGGTAATTTTGATGAGCAGTCCGGCAGCTGCAGCGGCCCGACGGTGCAGGTTGACAGCCAGGGATATGCACATTTTACCGTCAGCGCTCATGATGCAGCAGCGATTCATGTGGGTGCGAAAGTCGGGCAGGGATGTACCATCGGCTGTGGGGACACAGGTGGCAGTTCAAACACGAAAGTCTGTTTCGACAATCAGCAAAATTTCAGCCAGCCGACTCTGTAT contains these protein-coding regions:
- a CDS encoding phospholipid scramblase family protein: MSEVINQNLFLVKEHVGVLKAANNYDIHDPSTGNVIMECREPNLGFFTKLFRFTDYKIMTPFDIQIVTPGGEPIVRVQRGVSLFLGKVTVRDKDNQVIGGFKPKLFTIGGKFDVLDKDDNVICELKGKWTGWDFKFNQGDKELAHVSKEWAGLGKELFTSADNYVLKLSEDIPAGDNMRKLILAAVMCIDMVLKE
- a CDS encoding glutathione S-transferase family protein, giving the protein MQLIIANKNYSSWSLRGWLMLTQNGIHFEEQKLVLFKDSFYRTLENYTPAAKVPVLIDGEVTVWDSLAICEYVNEAHCDGQAWPQHTVARAKARAISCEMHSGFTALRNEMPMNCRAKRQIELSEAAKKDIARIDQIWREQMTEYGDQGGWLFGQWSIADCMFAPVVLRFITYGIEVSELSQRYMTQVLQSPAIRLWLEDALQETDIVPEDEAGIEIES
- a CDS encoding DEAD/DEAH box helicase; protein product: MPFSKLGLSNALVQAVTELGYTKPTTIQNKAIPVILQGQNLIAAAQTGTGKTASFVLPILEKLSKGQTQRKKRVRALILAPTRELAVQVEEKVRDYGKHLGLTSLAMYGGVDEQQQKAHLIEGVDVLVATPGRLIDLYGQRAVYFEEIEIVVLDEADRMLDMGFIDAINKILDRLPEQVQFLLFSATLSRKVRELAKSAVSDPHEITIAANQASKSNIEQWLITVDKDQKSALLSHLIQENQWDQALIFIETKHGAAKLASQLEKRGIQAEAFHSGRSQTIRAQLLEDFKSGKIQYLIATGVGARGIDIEELPRVVNYDLPFPADEYVHRIGRTGRADASGEAISFVSKDNFKNLCMIESRLGHLIERREVEGFTPKKPVPVSILNYVPKNKATKVQTPKDKAAVSKASQNRAPRNKRPKKTD
- a CDS encoding lipase secretion chaperone — encoded protein: MKKTVLSLICIVLTAGAVYTYNSQTSEPTVTQVPSQQDTQIDTDSARDTFDYFLSGLGEADIDTLREHFRSYNAQQATAYQFDEDLFERFIQYRAALRDLDPGNINQLDADALRQLNDQLIQAQLQFFSYEEQQRLFAEENLQRDLTLRKLELKQQTQDQEAYLSAWQQELDNLPPVMQESYRNASLLAQLQSTQSMDPQERYLNQQALVGPEAADRLAQLSQKRAAYQTQLDEYFEQREMILADSGMASAEQQFALETLRNNTFTTSQRRRVKALESMRDTQGGQSID
- a CDS encoding esterase/lipase family protein gives rise to the protein MASFTSQASTSTSGVSQKGYTATKYPIVLVHGLFGFDSIAGIDYFYGIPHALNKDGAKVFVAQISATNSTELRGEQLLAQVEDVLAITGAEKVNLIGHSHGGPTARYVASVAPEMVASVTSIGGVNKGSRIADIVRGAVPEGSIPEGIAVKLAEGLVSMINLLSGGSDLPQDPLASLAALTTEGSLAFNQKYPEGIPESDCGEGDYVAANGVYYYSWTGTSNFTNALDPIDAAMTILGLGFNNPNDGLVGQCSTHLGKVIRNDYKMNHLDEINGLLGITHLFETAPTTLYRQHANRLQLQGL
- a CDS encoding starch-binding protein, with the protein product MKFKKYFPAGLLFCSGLLSATPTMAEVVPRTAFVHLFEWRWDDVATECETFLGPKGFSAVQVSPPQKSVDHSAWWARYQPISYSFEGRSGTRAQFVDMVQRCKAAGVDIYLDAVINHMAAQDRYFPEVPFNANDFHTCTGDINYSDRWSIQNCDLVGLNDLKTESDYVRQKIADYMNDAISMGVAGFRIDAAKHIPAADIAAIKNKLNGNPYIFQEVIGSAGEPVKTSEYTYIGDVTEFNFARTIGPKFKNGGIKDLNGIGSWSGWLLSDSAVTFVTNHDEERHNPGQVLSHQDFGNLYFLGNVFTLAYPYGYPKIMSGYYFNDFDAGPPSTGVHSGNACGFDGGDWVCEHKWRGVANMVAFRNHTAAEFRVTNWWDDGNNQIAFGRGGLGFVVINRDDSKGINQTLLTGMPAGEYCDIIAGNFDEQSGSCSGPTVQVDSQGYAHFTVSAHDAAAIHVGAKVGQGCTIGCGDTGGSSNTKVCFDNQQNFSQPTLYYWNVSASEPVANASWPGVAMSAEGGRYCHDFGVNLVSLNVIFSDQGNNQSADLSPLNPNLCYQSGVWTALTNCLSASTGGEQIWYFRGTSNGWGLTQMQYDAQSGLYRTTQSFNGEDSPARFKIDDGNWSESYPSADYQVGDHATYSITFDGNTKAISVLLQ